The following are from one region of the Actinoplanes sp. L3-i22 genome:
- a CDS encoding response regulator transcription factor, with protein MLARVLICDDQEMMRVGLRMVVDSQPDLTVIGEAADGFQAVDAAARHRPDVVLMDVRMPGVDGITAAGRIRAELPATRILMITTFDLDEHAFAALRAGADGFLVKDVPAAEMLVAIRGVLRGDPMVSPSVTRRLLARFVTEGTEPRPDPRLDRLTGREREVLGLVARGLNNAEIAGRLYLGETTVKTHVSRILGKLGVRDRIGAVVMAYENGVSRPGG; from the coding sequence ATGCTTGCACGGGTGCTGATCTGTGACGACCAGGAGATGATGCGGGTCGGGCTGCGCATGGTGGTCGACAGCCAGCCCGATCTGACCGTCATCGGCGAGGCCGCCGACGGCTTCCAGGCCGTCGACGCCGCCGCCCGGCACCGCCCGGACGTGGTCCTGATGGACGTCCGGATGCCCGGGGTGGACGGGATCACCGCGGCCGGCCGGATCCGCGCCGAGCTGCCCGCCACCCGCATCCTGATGATCACCACGTTCGACCTGGACGAGCACGCGTTCGCGGCGCTGCGGGCCGGGGCGGACGGCTTCCTGGTCAAGGACGTGCCGGCGGCCGAGATGCTGGTGGCGATCCGCGGCGTGCTGCGCGGCGACCCGATGGTGTCGCCGTCGGTCACCCGGCGGCTGCTGGCCCGCTTCGTCACCGAGGGCACCGAGCCGCGGCCCGACCCGCGACTGGACCGGCTCACCGGGCGGGAGCGGGAGGTGCTGGGGCTGGTCGCGCGGGGGTTGAACAACGCCGAGATCGCCGGGCGGCTCTACCTCGGGGAGACCACGGTGAAGACGCACGTGAGCCGGATCCTCGGCAAGCTCGGCGTGCGGGACCGGATCGGGGCGGTCGTGATGGCCTACGAGAACGGCGTGAGCCGCCCCGGCGGGTGA
- a CDS encoding TetR/AcrR family transcriptional regulator encodes MSLPGKDRRPYDARRRQDAARQTRAAVLTAFGELLFAEGYRGTTIQAVAARAGVSPETVYKTFGGKAGLTKALWDVTVAGDDEPVVMAEREQLREVWATEDPEAKMLRYAGFVRGVNERLAGLAALLAQAGPEAAEVLADSERERRAGVGAFTAHLADTGVLRAGVDPASAADGWWVLTGPRPFTDLTVGCGWDGARYEQWLAGLLAANLL; translated from the coding sequence GTGTCATTGCCAGGCAAGGACCGTCGGCCGTATGACGCGCGTCGCCGCCAGGACGCCGCCCGCCAGACCAGGGCCGCGGTGCTGACGGCGTTCGGCGAGCTGCTGTTCGCCGAGGGCTATCGCGGCACCACCATCCAGGCGGTTGCCGCACGCGCGGGGGTCTCGCCCGAGACCGTCTACAAGACGTTCGGCGGAAAGGCGGGGCTCACCAAGGCCCTGTGGGACGTCACCGTGGCCGGCGACGACGAGCCGGTCGTCATGGCGGAGCGCGAACAGTTGCGCGAGGTCTGGGCAACCGAGGACCCCGAGGCGAAGATGCTGCGGTACGCGGGTTTCGTCCGCGGTGTCAACGAGCGCCTGGCCGGCCTGGCCGCCCTTCTCGCGCAGGCCGGCCCGGAGGCGGCCGAGGTGCTGGCCGACAGCGAGCGGGAACGGCGGGCCGGCGTCGGCGCGTTCACCGCGCACCTGGCGGACACCGGCGTGCTGCGGGCCGGCGTCGACCCGGCTTCCGCCGCGGACGGCTGGTGGGTGCTCACCGGGCCGCGGCCGTTCACCGACCTCACCGTGGGGTGCGGCTGGGACGGTGCCCGCTACGAGCAGTGGCTGGCCGGCCTGCTCGCCGCGAACCTGCTCTGA
- a CDS encoding MBL fold metallo-hydrolase → MPPIHRLGDDFVAFYLVDHPDGLVLVDAGLPAHLPRLRDHLSRSGRSLRDIRSVLLTHGHPDHTGLAAALNDAGADVWIHRLDAAILADGPRSALRHAKPERSMLPYLLRRPGAIGAPLHLARKGGFTAKPVRTVRTFDGDQRLDDVPGRPQAISLAGHTPGSAAYHFADLGVLFTGDALVTHDGLTGRTGPTLVCRGFTHDSKAALASLDRLARVPASLLLPGHGESFDGGPLAAADHARRLGVR, encoded by the coding sequence ATGCCTCCTATTCACCGCCTCGGCGACGACTTCGTCGCCTTCTACCTGGTCGACCACCCCGACGGTCTCGTCCTCGTCGACGCCGGTCTGCCCGCGCACCTGCCGCGGTTGCGCGATCATCTGTCGCGGTCCGGCCGGTCGCTGCGCGACATCCGTTCGGTCCTGCTCACCCACGGGCATCCCGACCACACCGGCCTCGCCGCCGCCCTGAACGACGCCGGCGCCGACGTCTGGATCCATCGACTGGACGCGGCGATCCTGGCCGACGGCCCGCGCAGCGCGCTACGCCACGCGAAGCCGGAACGCTCGATGCTGCCGTACCTGCTGCGCCGGCCCGGCGCGATCGGCGCCCCGCTGCATCTGGCCCGCAAGGGCGGGTTCACCGCCAAGCCGGTGCGAACCGTGCGGACCTTCGACGGCGACCAGCGCCTCGACGACGTCCCCGGCCGGCCGCAGGCCATCAGCTTGGCCGGGCACACGCCGGGTAGCGCCGCCTACCACTTCGCCGATCTCGGCGTGCTGTTCACCGGCGACGCGCTGGTCACGCACGACGGCCTGACCGGGCGGACCGGCCCCACCCTCGTCTGCCGCGGTTTCACCCACGACAGCAAGGCCGCTCTCGCCTCGCTCGACCGGCTGGCCCGGGTGCCCGCGTCGCTGCTGCTGCCCGGGCACGGTGAGTCGTTCGACGGAGGCCCGCTAGCCGCGGCCGACCACGCCCGGCGGCTCGGCGTGCGGTGA
- a CDS encoding GGDEF domain-containing protein: protein MSGGTAAAHPEPSHRHGLERIALWSRVCVMAMVAAVVLGAPDDVRWTTAWHPALWQVSAGIGVQLIAAMALAVVQLRHAASGRYRWVAPAQTVMDVLAVAGPMLVIDSVAGVPVWPSAVLALLSAATRHRLAGVLIAWGVVAAALVAGVALGDGAPDSPHGAGIALAVVVLLVAAATSGVQANSLDRHVTELHDVRLAMTRQARTDLLTGLANRAALDEYETALAGAEPGPLSVVLFDLDGFKQVNDTHGHHAGDLLLTTVAARLRAGLRPGDLLVRLGGDEFAVLLPGMPAEEAAAAVEDWARTVTQPVDVGDGVARVGVSVGVAHRPPGVGASFADLLRTADRRMYDHKHAKTHRPAAA, encoded by the coding sequence ATGAGCGGCGGGACAGCAGCGGCCCACCCCGAACCGTCACACCGGCACGGCCTGGAACGGATCGCCCTGTGGTCGCGCGTCTGCGTGATGGCCATGGTGGCCGCCGTCGTGCTGGGCGCCCCGGACGACGTCCGCTGGACCACCGCCTGGCACCCGGCCCTGTGGCAGGTGTCCGCGGGGATCGGCGTGCAGCTGATCGCGGCGATGGCGCTGGCCGTCGTCCAGTTGCGGCACGCCGCGAGCGGCCGGTACCGGTGGGTCGCGCCGGCGCAGACCGTGATGGACGTGCTCGCGGTGGCCGGCCCGATGCTGGTGATCGACAGCGTCGCCGGCGTGCCGGTGTGGCCCAGCGCGGTGCTCGCCCTGCTGTCCGCGGCGACCCGGCACCGGCTGGCGGGTGTCCTGATCGCCTGGGGCGTGGTGGCGGCCGCGCTGGTCGCCGGGGTCGCCCTCGGCGACGGGGCGCCGGACTCCCCGCACGGGGCCGGGATCGCGCTGGCCGTCGTCGTGCTGCTGGTCGCGGCGGCCACGTCCGGCGTGCAGGCGAACAGCCTGGACCGCCACGTGACCGAACTGCACGACGTCCGGCTGGCGATGACCCGTCAGGCCCGGACCGATCTGCTGACCGGGCTGGCGAACCGCGCGGCGCTCGACGAGTACGAGACGGCACTGGCCGGGGCCGAGCCCGGCCCGTTGAGCGTGGTGCTGTTCGACCTGGACGGCTTCAAGCAGGTCAACGACACCCATGGCCATCACGCCGGGGACCTGCTGCTGACGACGGTGGCCGCCCGGCTGCGGGCCGGCCTGCGCCCCGGCGACCTGCTGGTCCGCCTCGGCGGCGACGAGTTCGCCGTCCTGCTACCGGGCATGCCGGCCGAGGAGGCCGCGGCAGCCGTCGAGGACTGGGCACGAACGGTCACGCAGCCGGTGGACGTCGGCGACGGCGTCGCCCGCGTCGGCGTCAGCGTCGGGGTCGCGCACCGGCCGCCGGGCGTCGGCGCGTCCTTCGCCGACCTGCTGCGCACCGCGGACCGGCGCATGTACGACCACAAGCACGCCAAGACCCATCGCCCGGCCGCGGCCTGA
- a CDS encoding DUF1996 domain-containing protein has product MRRAVLGAALTGALVAAGIAGTSASAATPVTVQAESYAAQSGAQLEATADTGGGQNVAYLANGDWLRYDNVDLGAAGAITVGARLASDSATTGSIQVRTGSATGTVLASIPVTRTGGWQTWVTTSAVANTHPTGAQTVFLTMTSAQADNFVNLNWFSVAAGGSTTPSSPAPTGTSGAGWPTVDPAQQAADTAAFFALTPRPITGDVVRVPEFNAGCTVSHHLNDDPIVFPGLAGASHAHTFLGNTSTNASSTNQSLLGHSATTCTPAEDLSAYWIPSLLQNGTVIDPAGVTVYYGSRLKDPSRTQPFPPGFRMIAGDAKLQVPSSGNQFWCAGPGGQTGRSADGNWPICAPTANLTYQLVFPDCWDGVHLDSPNHKDHVGPAGPDGTCASGNFPVAIPSLSFVIDYPVHGTTAGFAPASGMASSMHGDFMNAWQPAAQAARVRNCIDQSVKCNSAGNN; this is encoded by the coding sequence ATGCGTCGCGCCGTTCTCGGTGCGGCGCTGACCGGTGCCCTCGTGGCCGCCGGCATCGCCGGCACCTCCGCCTCGGCCGCGACCCCGGTGACCGTCCAGGCCGAGTCGTACGCCGCCCAGTCCGGAGCGCAGCTCGAAGCGACCGCCGACACCGGTGGCGGGCAGAACGTCGCCTACCTGGCCAACGGTGACTGGCTGCGGTACGACAACGTGGACCTCGGCGCGGCCGGAGCGATCACGGTCGGCGCGCGTCTGGCCTCCGACAGCGCCACCACCGGCAGCATCCAGGTCCGGACCGGGTCGGCGACCGGAACCGTGCTGGCCAGCATCCCGGTGACCCGGACCGGTGGCTGGCAGACCTGGGTCACCACGTCCGCGGTGGCGAACACGCACCCGACCGGCGCGCAGACCGTCTTCCTCACCATGACCAGCGCGCAGGCGGACAACTTCGTCAACCTCAACTGGTTCTCGGTCGCCGCCGGCGGCAGCACGACGCCCTCCTCCCCCGCTCCCACCGGGACGTCCGGCGCCGGCTGGCCCACCGTCGACCCGGCGCAGCAGGCCGCCGACACGGCCGCGTTCTTCGCGCTCACCCCGCGGCCGATCACCGGCGACGTGGTGCGGGTGCCGGAGTTCAACGCCGGGTGCACGGTCAGCCATCACCTCAACGACGACCCGATCGTCTTCCCCGGGCTGGCCGGCGCGTCGCACGCGCACACCTTCCTCGGCAACACCAGCACCAACGCGAGCTCGACCAACCAGTCCCTGCTCGGGCACTCGGCGACCACCTGCACCCCGGCCGAGGACCTGTCCGCGTACTGGATCCCCTCGCTGCTGCAGAACGGCACGGTGATCGACCCCGCCGGGGTCACCGTCTACTACGGCTCGCGGCTCAAGGACCCGAGCCGGACCCAGCCGTTCCCGCCGGGCTTCCGGATGATCGCCGGTGACGCGAAGCTGCAGGTGCCCAGCAGCGGCAACCAGTTCTGGTGCGCCGGACCGGGCGGCCAGACCGGCCGCAGTGCCGACGGGAACTGGCCGATCTGCGCCCCGACCGCGAACCTGACCTACCAGCTCGTCTTCCCGGACTGCTGGGACGGCGTGCACCTGGACAGCCCCAACCACAAGGACCACGTCGGACCGGCCGGCCCGGACGGCACCTGCGCCAGTGGGAACTTCCCGGTGGCGATCCCGTCGCTGTCGTTCGTCATCGACTACCCCGTCCACGGCACCACGGCCGGGTTCGCGCCGGCCTCCGGGATGGCGTCGTCGATGCACGGCGACTTCATGAACGCCTGGCAGCCCGCCGCGCAGGCCGCCCGGGTCCGCAACTGCATCGACCAGTCCGTCAAGTGCAACTCCGCCGGCAACAACTGA
- a CDS encoding iron chelate uptake ABC transporter family permease subunit, producing MTALVTAPGRVARRRALLLSVTVAGLLALACAVAVSVGEYRIPLRDVAAAAFGTGDAGTTFVVQTLRLPRVLTGAVVGAAFGLSGALFQGLARNPLASPDVLGVTAGASTVAVAAIVTTAGGLAVVSSAAAIGAVLSAAAVYLLAYRAGLSPYRLVLVGIGIGAVLNSVTAYLLTRSEIWDAQQAMIWLVGSLNERGWEHLWPVVGALAVLTPVAVWAARPLRVMQLGDDTARALGVPLEVNRLILILAAVGLAAVGVAAAGPVPFVAFVAPAIARQLVRTSVTLIPAALLGALLVVVADLLARTVAAPTELPVGVITGVVGAPYLLWLLARANRLGAGG from the coding sequence GTGACCGCGCTGGTCACCGCCCCGGGCCGGGTGGCGCGCCGGCGGGCGCTGCTGCTGTCGGTGACCGTCGCCGGGCTGCTGGCGCTGGCCTGCGCGGTCGCGGTCAGCGTGGGGGAGTACCGGATCCCGCTGCGGGACGTGGCCGCTGCTGCGTTCGGCACGGGCGACGCGGGCACCACGTTCGTCGTGCAGACGCTGCGGCTGCCGCGGGTGCTCACCGGGGCGGTCGTCGGCGCGGCGTTCGGGCTCTCCGGCGCGCTGTTCCAGGGCCTGGCCCGCAACCCGCTGGCCAGCCCGGACGTGCTCGGGGTGACGGCCGGGGCGTCGACCGTGGCGGTGGCCGCGATCGTCACCACGGCCGGTGGGCTGGCGGTGGTGTCGTCAGCGGCGGCGATCGGGGCGGTGCTCTCCGCGGCGGCCGTGTACCTGCTAGCCTACCGGGCCGGGCTGTCGCCGTACCGGCTGGTGCTGGTCGGCATCGGGATCGGCGCGGTGCTCAACAGCGTGACCGCGTACCTGCTGACCCGCTCGGAGATCTGGGACGCGCAGCAGGCGATGATCTGGCTGGTCGGCAGCCTCAACGAACGTGGGTGGGAGCACCTGTGGCCGGTCGTCGGGGCGCTGGCCGTGCTGACCCCGGTGGCGGTGTGGGCGGCGCGGCCGCTGCGGGTCATGCAACTGGGCGACGACACGGCGCGGGCCCTCGGCGTACCCCTGGAAGTCAATCGGTTGATCTTGATCTTGGCCGCCGTCGGCCTGGCGGCGGTCGGTGTCGCCGCGGCCGGGCCGGTGCCGTTCGTCGCGTTCGTCGCCCCGGCGATCGCCCGCCAGTTGGTCCGGACGTCGGTGACGCTGATCCCGGCGGCGCTGCTGGGCGCACTGCTGGTGGTGGTCGCCGACCTGCTGGCGCGGACCGTGGCCGCCCCGACCGAGCTGCCGGTGGGGGTGATCACCGGCGTGGTCGGCGCCCCCTACCTGCTGTGGCTGCTGGCCCGGGCCAACCGCCTCGGCGCAGGCGGCTGA
- a CDS encoding iron ABC transporter permease: MRDRTRLLGWLLAVAVLVAVTAASIAYGSTSIPLRTVAAAFRHFDPTVDAHLVVRTLRLPRTVVGLVVGLALGLAGAIMQGLTRNPIADPGILGVNAGAALAVVIGIHVLGVSDVHGYVWFAFLGALAASVLVYGVGSMGRDGASPVKLAIAGAAVTSLLASATTCVLLLDRVTMDQYRFWVVGSLAGRGGSVVGALLPFLATGTILALWAGRSLNTLALGDDVARGLGQRLGRARALCAAAVVLLVGAATAAAGPIGFVGLTVPHVARAIVGADHRWILAYSAVLAPILLLSADILGRAVARPSELQVGIVTAVIGAPVFVALVRRRRLAQL; the protein is encoded by the coding sequence GTGCGTGACCGAACCCGGCTGCTGGGGTGGTTGCTGGCCGTGGCGGTGCTGGTCGCCGTGACCGCGGCCAGCATCGCCTACGGGTCCACCTCGATCCCGCTGCGGACCGTGGCCGCGGCGTTCCGGCACTTCGACCCCACTGTGGACGCCCATCTCGTGGTGCGGACGCTGCGGCTGCCCCGTACCGTCGTCGGTCTGGTCGTGGGTCTTGCCCTGGGTCTGGCCGGCGCGATCATGCAGGGCCTGACCCGCAACCCGATCGCCGACCCGGGGATCCTCGGGGTGAACGCGGGCGCCGCCCTCGCCGTCGTGATCGGCATCCACGTGCTCGGCGTCAGCGACGTCCACGGCTACGTCTGGTTCGCGTTCCTCGGCGCGCTGGCCGCGTCGGTGCTGGTCTACGGCGTCGGCTCGATGGGCCGCGACGGCGCGTCCCCGGTCAAGCTGGCGATCGCCGGCGCCGCGGTGACCTCGCTGCTCGCCTCGGCGACCACCTGCGTGCTGCTGCTCGACCGGGTCACCATGGACCAGTACCGGTTCTGGGTGGTCGGCTCGCTCGCCGGGCGCGGCGGTTCGGTGGTCGGGGCGCTGCTGCCGTTCCTCGCGACCGGCACCATCCTGGCCCTGTGGGCGGGTCGCTCGCTGAACACCCTGGCGCTCGGCGACGACGTCGCCCGGGGCCTGGGCCAGCGGCTCGGCCGGGCCCGGGCGCTCTGCGCGGCGGCGGTCGTCCTGCTGGTCGGCGCGGCGACCGCGGCGGCCGGGCCGATCGGCTTCGTCGGGCTGACCGTGCCGCACGTCGCCCGCGCGATCGTCGGCGCCGACCACCGCTGGATCCTGGCCTACTCGGCGGTCCTCGCCCCGATCCTGCTGCTGTCCGCGGACATCCTCGGGCGGGCCGTGGCCCGGCCGTCGGAGCTGCAGGTCGGCATCGTCACGGCGGTCATCGGGGCGCCGGTGTTCGTCGCCCTGGTCCGCCGGCGCCGGCTGGCCCAGCTGTGA
- a CDS encoding SIP domain-containing protein: protein MSNLDRRTGGTMTATTPTWKADAYQADNTGQFETALEALMQAGAHLHTGGRFADIGCGSGELAAAMAQRGFEVTANDASPSMVDAVRERCAGLPVTAEVQDAHELTLPATSFEVVHSSWMLHWLADAGPALRAMARATTPGGLVVLQYSCGQPRAAGFALRDVTASVVDRPRWRERLAAVPLRMNHHPLDETCATLTAEGLEVLLTDDAVRVPGGEDLVSLRRALRAAAFHDQAQVLGDDADDFIDQVIQALLEAGALNPHNVRVIARRPLPAEKAAPARPRGAVRAFPLSVGELHVVRVEDQTPQLRRIDFRTDGAAPLPLSEPAETLTAIWPAEGADRVVLPEVGRWKFPPDAPRQHTANLTVRAWDPATATLTVDFYLHGEHGPAARWAAAAQPGDRLGFGGTRVHWVHDPGAAWTLLLGDETVLPSVAAIVETLPADQPIIAVLEVDDPADRAYLDTSRLTVHWTARGGLEGVVRSVEFPAGRAQVFGGAETRVIQVIRTHLLTERGLGRDEVSLQGYWHRPRA, encoded by the coding sequence ATGTCAAACCTGGATCGCCGAACCGGAGGCACGATGACCGCGACCACGCCGACCTGGAAGGCCGACGCCTACCAGGCCGACAACACCGGCCAGTTCGAGACCGCGCTCGAAGCGTTGATGCAGGCCGGAGCGCATCTGCACACCGGCGGCCGGTTCGCCGACATCGGCTGCGGATCGGGCGAGCTGGCCGCGGCGATGGCCCAGCGCGGCTTCGAGGTGACCGCCAACGACGCGTCCCCGTCCATGGTCGACGCCGTCCGCGAACGCTGCGCCGGCCTGCCGGTCACCGCCGAGGTGCAGGACGCGCACGAGCTGACCCTGCCCGCCACCAGCTTCGAGGTGGTCCACTCGTCGTGGATGCTGCACTGGCTCGCCGACGCCGGACCGGCCCTGCGCGCGATGGCCCGCGCCACCACCCCCGGCGGCCTGGTCGTCCTGCAGTACAGCTGCGGTCAGCCGCGCGCGGCCGGCTTCGCGCTGCGCGACGTCACCGCGTCCGTCGTGGACCGGCCCCGCTGGCGCGAGCGCCTGGCCGCGGTGCCGCTGCGGATGAACCACCACCCGCTCGACGAGACGTGCGCCACGCTCACCGCGGAGGGTCTGGAAGTGCTGCTCACCGACGACGCCGTGCGCGTCCCGGGCGGCGAGGACCTGGTGTCGCTGCGCCGGGCGTTGCGCGCCGCGGCCTTCCACGACCAGGCCCAGGTTCTCGGCGACGACGCCGACGACTTCATCGACCAGGTCATCCAGGCGTTGCTCGAGGCCGGCGCGCTGAACCCGCACAACGTCCGGGTGATTGCCCGCCGCCCGCTGCCCGCCGAGAAGGCCGCGCCCGCCCGTCCGCGCGGCGCCGTCCGCGCGTTCCCGCTGTCCGTCGGCGAGCTCCACGTCGTCCGCGTCGAAGATCAAACCCCCCAACTGCGCAGGATCGATTTCCGTACGGACGGAGCCGCGCCCCTGCCGCTGTCCGAGCCCGCCGAGACGCTCACCGCGATCTGGCCCGCCGAGGGCGCCGACCGGGTCGTCCTGCCCGAGGTCGGCCGCTGGAAGTTCCCGCCGGACGCGCCCCGCCAGCACACCGCGAACCTGACCGTCCGGGCCTGGGACCCGGCCACCGCGACCCTGACCGTCGACTTCTACCTGCACGGCGAGCACGGCCCGGCCGCCCGCTGGGCCGCCGCCGCGCAGCCCGGCGACCGGCTCGGCTTCGGCGGCACCCGGGTGCACTGGGTCCACGACCCGGGCGCGGCCTGGACGCTGCTGCTCGGCGACGAGACCGTGCTGCCCTCGGTCGCCGCGATCGTCGAGACGCTCCCGGCGGATCAGCCGATCATCGCGGTGCTCGAGGTGGACGACCCGGCCGACCGCGCGTACCTGGACACCTCGCGGCTGACCGTGCACTGGACCGCCCGCGGCGGCCTGGAAGGCGTGGTCCGGTCGGTGGAGTTCCCGGCCGGGCGCGCCCAGGTCTTCGGCGGCGCGGAGACCCGAGTCATCCAGGTGATCCGCACCCACCTGCTGACCGAGCGCGGGCTCGGCCGCGACGAGGTCAGCCTCCAGGGTTACTGGCACCGGCCCCGTGCGTGA
- a CDS encoding ABC transporter substrate-binding protein: MDILRPSRRATAATLLALTVAIGLTGCGGDEPATTTAEAGAAATGFPLTITHAFGSTTIARKPQRVVALGWNDLAVANALGADVVGAVKYFDPASPNLPYIKKPLPEEALGLDAAQINLEKVASYKPDVILATSSNQLKPETYATLSKIAPVVAYAKSLYGSTMEEDAQLIGKAIGDDAGAQKLIDEAHAAIEKTKTDLPNIAGKTYLYGQARGEVIPLVVGADNLSTKFMGALGLKVPDKFANAPASDTLAPGTIGISYERVPDLDTANVLFMTFPSAADQQTFEGNALVKKLKVVSGGHYLATPLPAAQLLQGPNVAGVSWLVEQLKPTLQKL, translated from the coding sequence ATGGACATCCTTCGACCGTCGCGCCGCGCCACGGCCGCCACCCTTCTCGCCCTCACCGTCGCGATCGGACTCACCGGTTGCGGCGGCGACGAACCCGCGACCACCACCGCCGAGGCCGGCGCCGCCGCCACCGGTTTCCCGTTGACCATCACGCACGCGTTCGGCAGCACCACGATCGCGAGGAAGCCGCAGCGCGTCGTGGCGCTGGGCTGGAACGACCTGGCCGTCGCGAACGCGCTCGGCGCCGACGTGGTCGGCGCGGTGAAGTACTTCGACCCGGCCAGCCCGAACCTGCCGTACATCAAGAAGCCTTTGCCGGAAGAGGCCCTCGGCCTCGACGCCGCGCAGATCAACCTGGAGAAGGTCGCGTCCTACAAGCCGGACGTGATCCTGGCGACCTCCAGCAACCAGCTCAAGCCGGAGACCTACGCGACGCTCAGCAAGATCGCGCCGGTGGTCGCCTACGCGAAGAGCCTGTACGGCTCCACGATGGAGGAGGACGCGCAGCTGATCGGCAAGGCGATCGGGGACGACGCCGGCGCCCAGAAGCTGATCGACGAGGCGCACGCGGCCATCGAGAAGACCAAGACCGACCTGCCCAACATCGCCGGGAAGACCTATCTGTACGGGCAGGCTCGCGGCGAAGTGATCCCGCTGGTCGTCGGCGCCGACAACCTGTCGACGAAGTTCATGGGCGCGCTCGGCCTCAAGGTGCCGGACAAGTTCGCGAACGCGCCGGCCAGCGACACCCTGGCGCCCGGCACGATCGGCATCAGCTACGAGCGGGTGCCCGACCTGGACACCGCGAACGTGCTGTTCATGACGTTCCCGAGCGCCGCCGACCAGCAGACCTTCGAGGGCAACGCGCTGGTCAAGAAGCTCAAGGTGGTCTCCGGCGGGCACTACCTGGCCACCCCGCTGCCGGCCGCGCAGCTGCTGCAGGGCCCGAACGTGGCCGGCGTCTCCTGGCTCGTCGAGCAGCTCAAGCCGACGCTGCAGAAGCTCTAG